Part of the Longimicrobium sp. genome, CGTGGGCGGTCAGGCAGGTACAGCGTGGCCTCGCGGCGCTCGCCGGCCACCTCCACGAACATCTCTTCTTCGCGGAACGCGCCGGCGCCGTCGCGCAGGTACGTGCGGAGGAAGCGGGCGGTGCATAGGGTGGGGATCATGGGTGCGCCATCCCCACAGCCTGGTCGATCCGGTCCAGCCCCTCGTTGCGGAGACGGTCCAGCAGCCCGCGGTTGATGTCGCGCGCGATGGTGGGGCCCTGGTAGATGAACCCGGTCCACACCTGCACCAGGCTGGCCCCGGCGCGGATCATCTCCCACGCGTCCGCCGCGCCGAACACGCCGCCCACGCCCACGATGGGCATCCGCCCGCCCGTCGTCCGCCAGATCAGCGACACCACCTCCACCGCGCGCCGGTGCACCGGGGCGCCACTGATCCCGCCCGCGCCCATCCCGTCCACCCCCGGGGTGCGCAGCCCCTCGCGCGACACCGTGGTGTTCGTCGCGATCACGCCCGCCATCTCTTCCTCCGCCGCAATGCCGACGGCCTCCTCCACCTGCGGGTCCGTCAGGTCGGGGGCAATCTTCAGCAGGATGGGCCGCGGGGCGCCGCCGCGGACCTTCGCGAGCTCCGCCGTGCGCAGGCGCAGGGCGCGCAGGAGCTCGCGCAGGGGCGCGGCGTCCTGCAGCTGCCGCAGCCCGGGCGTGTTGGGCGAGCTCACGTTGACCACGACGTACGCGGCGAAGGCTTCGAGCCGCTCCAGGCTGCGCAGGTAGTCGGCGGTGGCATCTTCCAGCGCCGTCGCCTTGCTCTTGCCGATGTTGATGCCCAGCACCGGCTCGATGCGCGTGCGCCGCAGCCGGGCCGCCACGGCATCCGCCCCCGGGTTGTTGAAGCCCATGCGGTTGAGCAGCGCGCGGTCCGCGGGCAGCCGGAACAGGCGCGGAAGCGGGTTCCCGGGCTGCGGGAGCGCGGTCACCGTGCCGATTTCCACGTGCCCGAACCCCAGCGCGCCCAGCGCGTTGAACGACTCGCCGGACTTGTCGAACCCCGCCGCCAGCCCCACGGGGTTGGGAAAGCGGATCCCGAACCGCTCCGTGGCCAGCGCCGAGTGGCGCACCTGGAACATCGCGCGCGCCATCGCCCGCTGCGGAGGCGTCAGCAGCGCGGCATTCAGCGCGGCCGTGCCGGCGAAGTGCGCGGGCTCGGGAGCCAGGCCAAAGAGCAGGGGGCGAACGGCGTCGTACAGCGGCATTGGCGGGGGCATCTCGCGGAAAGCCCGGACGCGCGCGGCACGTCCGGGCTCGGGGACTCCGGCGAAGGTAGGGCGCGTCCAGACGCCCGGCAAGTGAAAGCGTGGAGGCCGGAAAGTTGGCTCCTCGGCGGATCCCGGGCTACGCCTGCAGCGTCTTTTCGGGCGGCTCGCCCGGGGCGAAGTATTCCCGCAGGCTCCTCAGCCGCTCCTCGATCTCGAGCACGGCCGCGTTGCGGTGATACTGCCCTTGTGCGAAGCCCCACGCGTCCAGGCCGCAGTTGCCGCAATGGGTGTCGGTCAGCCGCACCGAATTGCCACAGCCGCAAGCCCAGCCCTCCTTGTCGCCGCCGAAGAGGCTCTTGATGGTGGTACGGGTCCAGAGATGCGGAAAGGTCTCCTGGACCTGCGCCATGAGGCCTTCCAGCCGGGGAATGTCGTCTGCCGAGTAAGAGGACGGATGAGCCCGGAGAAGATTGAGCATCGACTTCCGGGCCGGTCTGCCCGCCTGGGGCAGCCTCCGGGCAAGCTCATCGTAATCCACCAGTTCCAGCCCCGCGATGAGCTGCTCGCAGGCCTTCCGCACCGCATCCGCGTCCGGGCCCTCCGAGCTGGCGAGGTTTGCATAAAGCAGGCGCTTGGCGTCGTCGGG contains:
- a CDS encoding quinone-dependent dihydroorotate dehydrogenase; translated protein: MYDAVRPLLFGLAPEPAHFAGTAALNAALLTPPQRAMARAMFQVRHSALATERFGIRFPNPVGLAAGFDKSGESFNALGALGFGHVEIGTVTALPQPGNPLPRLFRLPADRALLNRMGFNNPGADAVAARLRRTRIEPVLGINIGKSKATALEDATADYLRSLERLEAFAAYVVVNVSSPNTPGLRQLQDAAPLRELLRALRLRTAELAKVRGGAPRPILLKIAPDLTDPQVEEAVGIAAEEEMAGVIATNTTVSREGLRTPGVDGMGAGGISGAPVHRRAVEVVSLIWRTTGGRMPIVGVGGVFGAADAWEMIRAGASLVQVWTGFIYQGPTIARDINRGLLDRLRNEGLDRIDQAVGMAHP
- a CDS encoding YbjQ family protein produces the protein FFGGRSESYGKQLSSLYVEATELLQDRAMMLGGNAVIGLRIDFDEISGQGKSMFMLNAVGTAVLAQRQQAPRIRDDDRDTRRISADDMAVLLRKNQLLADIDGKALRLNDETWSFATEHAITGFGPYALGAFRDLSKSPVEGPSREIITKRVFSYFSALSPDDAKRLLYANLASSEGPDADAVRKACEQLIAGLELVDYDELARRLPQAGRPARKSMLNLLRAHPSSYSADDIPRLEGLMAQVQETFPHLWTRTTIKSLFGGDKEGWACGCGNSVRLTDTHCGNCGLDAWGFAQGQYHRNAAVLEIEERLRSLREYFAPGEPPEKTLQA